Part of the Periplaneta americana isolate PAMFEO1 chromosome 4, P.americana_PAMFEO1_priV1, whole genome shotgun sequence genome is shown below.
CATCTGGAAAAAACTGTTGCGCTACATGGTCCACAGGCTTGgccaacacaagtcataaattggggatacactggggatcgaacccggatccacaAAGTTATGAATCCAGTGCTCTAGTCACTGGGTCACCATGGCACCAGGATAGATATACAGTATGTGTTATATACAGTAAAAATGAAGTAATGACAATACATTTCTAGTCCATGATACATAGAGGGAAAACTTATTTTTGAGGCCATAAACATATACGTTTTTTTATATAGGTAACTTATCACAAGCATTCTAGACTAATGAAATTTTACAATGGGAGCACAGATGTTAGCGAACCAGCTGGATCACATAGGGAGGGGTTACTGCAACCAAGGTGATAAGATAAGAAGCTCACTAGTTGGACAGTGAGTTAAAAGGTCATTCTTCAAGAATACTGGCGATACCTATACATGCAAGCTAAATCAGAGATTTTTTAatatgattattgtgtattataaaaCATGACCTCTATATTTTAAGAAAgtgataaaaatggatttgagggaggtgggataggttgatagggaccaatggcgggcttatgcgagggcggcagtgaacctctgggttccttaaaagccatatttgtaagtaagtgttcaTGTAAAACAACCCAAGAATTTTAGGTTTCTTAACTCTTTCTCTCTCAAATGAAGCTATACATCCTATTAATTGCTAATTACATAAATCTTTAcatgttctttcataatgtcttgCTGAACAGATAAATAACAATATGAAGGttatattttatcatcatcattaaatgCAGGGACAATTTGCTGGGGACATGAAAAAGTGAAGGAAAATTTTTAGCTAAAGGTTTTATAACATTGtagtaattatgtaatttaacactttCTCATTTTCAACTAAATACCACTTTAGTGTGGTAGTAACGAGATAGTAAAGCTTATTTCATTCACAATTGCACACACAATTTTTTGTGTTAATTGATTATGTCAGTCAAATATCTAGACACGTTAACTAGAGTATTAATGAGATATATTACTTTTTACAGTTTTCATAGTATTATCTCCATCTTGATTTGAAGGAAATATTTTAAGTAGCATGATACTTGAATGAAAATATGAACTTTAACTGAAATTATTACTGATATTTTCGACATTTTAAAAGTTCATTGGAGAAATTATCTATTGGGCGATTAATATTCAATATTGGAAAGATTACGTaaggataataaataaataaataaataaataaaaactgcttTATAACTCAGTCTGCTTCAACTCAAAATTTCTGTTGTAAAACGTAAACATTTCTCAACATTTGGTGAAAATGGACGACTGGAGAACTGAATTCTTGTTTTGACTAGCAAAGTCtataatataaaaacataaataataataataataataataacaatacgtgATATATGCATGGCACTGTGGAATGTGTAAGGATTATATGCAAGGATTTGAATGAGGAGATAGATCCACATTATGACACCCAACGTGTTTGTTGCTCCCATGAGTGGGTACAGGGACACGGAACAGTTTGCCACCAGGCATGCAGACacatactttgtactgcactgaTGTTGGATTTGCCCCATCACTATCACCAGACGCAATTGGGATACTCTTAATGTCTACTGATATTCCTTCGCGTCCACTGAGGATTACACTTCCATTAACACTTTTCAGATATATATCTTGATCTGCTGACCACACGATCTCTCGACCTTCCATGCGTGTACCTTCTGTACCGCGAAGACGAGTGTAAGTATCTGAACGAAGATAAAGGCTAGAATTCACAGGACTTGTAATTCGTCGAGTTTGTGCCATCTTTATGTCTAGTTTGTTCACACCACGAGGAAGGCCAAAATTAGGGAAGCCAGTTGAGAATACAGAATGACCAGTCAGGGGGTCGCGTACGTCAAATGACTGCACACCTGTTACAGTAGTGCTGTTGAGATCGACGTTTATCTTGGGATCAATAACCCGTCCATCATTGTCTACAAGATTGATAGCAACTGATCCATTGTCACCCGTCATTTCCACAGGGCACTCATAAAACCCTTCCAACTTCCCATCTCGTTTGTATATTCTATCTAAATCTGTATTTCCATAAAACATAACCAACTTTTTTTCTGGTACAAGTTCAAGACTTTCCATACCTTGGCCAAGACGTAGAACACCCAAAATTATAAAAGTTAATAGCAGATTTCCCAGAGCAAGAAAAAAGAGCAGCATTACCAATGTCCAAAAAGCATAAGTCTTCCTGCCTCGTAAACCAGTTTTATGAAGTGATTGCTCATGGACAGGAACATAACCAGCTCTACGACAGAACAAGCAAAATCAGCTAAACTAATGATGCTACAGAAAACTAGCACTgtggtagttcccttcgtactccacttggataaactccagaatacggactgcaccctttccctcttacttcaaaattccaaccttgtgcacacaaaataaattattggcactgaagagtgccttttcgtaaatataatgatgcgcattcgacaaacgcagacaaatctgctctttttagtattttaagacataatttggtaggtgcagtccgtgttctaaaattttcccaaataacctgtgacaggttaggtttggttactttaggcttttgttatgccttgcatatcaACTATATCTCCACAAAAAGTCCCTTAtcaattcaacgattttcactttcaaaatcaccggaactacctctgcgctagtttCACCACAAGATATTGCTATATATTTACATGCAGacatttttatgttttgttaatAGGTCTAattactttttcatttctttacaaTTGGACTACCAAGAAAACGTAGATCTATTTACGTAATTGACTTCTCGTTCAGTCATATGTACTGCAACAAAAAACTGAGCGGCGACGCCAATTTCGCACCAGAATGAGTGGAAAGTTGTCGGCAGAGGTGGTATCACATGCCTTACATATACGCTTTTGGTAGGTGCATagaagcgaattttcgtaaggtaGAGTATCTGTCACAGATTAGGTTTGATTAATTCAGGCTTTTggcatgccttgcatatacggtTCGCATTTTGGTCTCTAGGAAAGTATGGATAAATAATGTCCTTTCGTTCCTCTGGTAGCGCAATTGTAAAGAAGTATCAATTACTTCACCGACCTGAAATTGTTATTGTGGTGTCtattaatgtttcttttaattAAAGCTTTGTCTCTCAAAGACAGCGTTGTAAATCCACTTTCAGAGGCAACATCTGACATTGGCGATGCTCTGGAATCTGGTGCTG
Proteins encoded:
- the Scgbeta gene encoding beta-sarcoglycan; translation: MKEMSTAPDSRASPMSDVASESGFTTLSLRDKALIKRNINRHHNNNFRAGYVPVHEQSLHKTGLRGRKTYAFWTLVMLLFFLALGNLLLTFIILGVLRLGQGMESLELVPEKKLVMFYGNTDLDRIYKRDGKLEGFYECPVEMTGDNGSVAINLVDNDGRVIDPKINVDLNSTTVTGVQSFDVRDPLTGHSVFSTGFPNFGLPRGVNKLDIKMAQTRRITSPVNSSLYLRSDTYTRLRGTEGTRMEGREIVWSADQDIYLKSVNGSVILSGREGISVDIKSIPIASGDSDGANPTSVQYKVCVCMPGGKLFRVPVPTHGSNKHVGCHNVDLSPHSNPCI